The Acidobacteriota bacterium DNA window GCAGAACGCCCGGGCCGTGTACCATGTCGACAGGAAGGGATCTGCCGAGCGCATCGAGCCGGCTTCCTCCTCCGACCAGTTCGTGATGGGCATCCATGAGTATGCTGGGGACGTCGCACTGGAATGGGCCGACAGGAGGGCAGGGACGGCCAAGATCCTGACGAAGGTCGATGGCACCAGGATTGGAACGGTAGAGGGAGGAAGCATCCAGGCGATCGGGACGGATAGCGCGGTTTGCACGCGGATGGGCGGGAGTGGGGCCTTTCAGCTCACCCTGCATCCCATCGCTCCCCCGCGAGATTGAAAAGGGCACACCAGGCAGAAACCCGCTCCGGCATGTTCCGACGCATTCCCCCCGGCGCCGCCTGCTTCACGGCTGCACCGAAAGCGAGGCTGCTGAACCCGGACCACGCGGCCTCGGCACGCCCTGATATTCCCGTCCGCTAACGCCTGGAGGCCGCGGCCAGGGCCCGGGCGTGGGCGCGGATGTCCTCCGGCCACGCTTCGGTCAGCGCGTCGAAGCGCGCCCGGTCGGAGGCGTAGAGCGCCCGCAGGGCCTCTTCGTACCCCGGCTCGTCCCCCGCCATGTCGGTCATGAAGCGGTAGCACGCTTCCTGCGCGAGCCGCCGCCGCTCTCCGCCCGCCGTCGAGCGGCGCGCCTCCTCGACCACTTTGCGCAGCGTCACCGAGGCCCCGCCCGGCTGACGGTTGAGCCATTCCCAGTGCCGCGGCAGCAGGGTCACCTCCCGGGCGACCACCCCGAGTCTCGGCCGCCCGGGCGAAGGAGAACGGGGGGGTGCCTCGGCCGGTCCGGCCGGGATCCGGGCCGCGATCTCCTCGGGCGTTCCCCGGAGGTCGAGTTCGACCGGTTCGCTGGTTTCGGCGTCGAGGACGAGCACCCGGCGGTCGGCGTCTTCGTCGAGCGCGCGCTTCGCCCCCAGCGCCGCTTCGAGCAGGGTTCCCGCGCCGACGCAGTTGGTGCCTGCAAAAGCGATAAACCGGTGTCCCGCCTCAGCCGCATCCGTCCCCTCGACCATCGGTTTCTCCTCTCATGGTGGAAAAAGATGGGCTATTGTACCCGGGTAATATATCTTTGTCAATATTACCCGGGTATAACTATTTCGGCAGAGTGCAGGAGAATGGG harbors:
- a CDS encoding DUF2239 family protein; the encoded protein is MVEGTDAAEAGHRFIAFAGTNCVGAGTLLEAALGAKRALDEDADRRVLVLDAETSEPVELDLRGTPEEIAARIPAGPAEAPPRSPSPGRPRLGVVAREVTLLPRHWEWLNRQPGGASVTLRKVVEEARRSTAGGERRRLAQEACYRFMTDMAGDEPGYEEALRALYASDRARFDALTEAWPEDIRAHARALAAASRR